A window of the Mucilaginibacter sp. cycad4 genome harbors these coding sequences:
- a CDS encoding sigma-54 dependent transcriptional regulator yields MVTEKITPNPEMQSLNLHYGLPQGTPIGPAINTDKESPARKSVFSNQYPGIIGNCTEMQKVYRLMTIVAPSNSTVLLLGETGTGKEVIARGIHQSSPRKNRPMVTVNCAALPANLIESELFGHERGSFTGASDRRIGKFELAHQGTIFLDEIGELPLELQVKLLRVIQEREFERVGGKTTIKVDVRIIAATNRDLEAEVDANRFRADLYYRLNVFPINLPPLRNRQEDIAELANFFLVRYSKITGKKINFISNKVLQQLKSYSWPGNVRQLEHLIERSILLSDDSVLRQICLPNDTNKNISDQEVFRNKTLIDVERSHIITVLKKCSGKIAGEGGAADWLGVPPTTLHAKMKKLNIVKQDYFPQKV; encoded by the coding sequence ATGGTCACTGAAAAAATAACACCCAACCCCGAAATGCAGAGCCTGAATTTACATTATGGCTTACCTCAAGGTACACCGATTGGCCCAGCCATAAATACAGATAAAGAAAGTCCGGCCCGGAAATCTGTTTTCAGCAATCAATACCCGGGCATTATTGGTAATTGTACCGAGATGCAAAAAGTTTATCGGCTGATGACTATAGTAGCACCAAGCAATTCGACGGTTTTGCTGCTTGGCGAAACTGGTACAGGTAAGGAAGTTATAGCCCGGGGGATACACCAGTCATCACCAAGGAAAAACAGGCCAATGGTTACGGTAAATTGCGCGGCGCTTCCGGCAAATCTTATCGAAAGTGAACTTTTTGGGCACGAGAGAGGATCATTTACCGGAGCTTCAGACCGTAGGATAGGTAAATTTGAACTGGCCCATCAGGGTACCATTTTCCTCGACGAAATTGGGGAGCTTCCGCTGGAGTTGCAAGTGAAGTTATTGCGCGTTATCCAGGAGCGCGAATTTGAAAGGGTAGGGGGGAAAACAACCATAAAGGTTGATGTCCGGATCATTGCGGCGACTAATCGTGACCTGGAGGCCGAAGTTGATGCCAACCGTTTCAGGGCCGATCTGTACTATCGTCTCAATGTTTTTCCAATAAATTTACCTCCCCTGCGCAACAGGCAGGAGGATATTGCCGAACTGGCCAATTTTTTCCTGGTACGTTACAGCAAAATAACCGGTAAGAAAATCAATTTCATATCCAATAAAGTACTCCAGCAGCTTAAAAGCTATTCCTGGCCCGGAAACGTGCGGCAGTTGGAACACCTGATTGAAAGAAGCATCCTGCTATCTGACGATAGCGTACTAAGGCAGATCTGTTTGCCGAACGATACAAACAAGAACATCAGCGACCAGGAGGTTTTTAGGAACAAAACGCTTATCGATGTTGAAAGGAGCCACATTATAACTGTATTAAAAAAATGCAGCGGTAAAATTGCCGGCGAAGGAGGAGCTGCCGATTGGCTGGGCGTACCACCCACTACGTTACATGCCAAAATGAAGAAACTTAATATAGTTAAGCAGGATTATTTTCCGCAAAAAGTATAA
- a CDS encoding histidine kinase dimerization/phosphoacceptor domain -containing protein encodes MIRSLIRYCFIPLSFCCVSLSAYAQDFKTLTTELNETKKDTNRAAALIKLGQYFKDKPVWDPKNLDTARSYFNSAITLSRAIGSMDLLHRALFEKALTFIVQEDFKNADSLFNQITGHYHKTGDYLKEAEYWTLYGNNLSFNDKRLLSTRAKCYEKAYELYKKGTDRLKIADALGKIADADLNEGRFDKAEKELLSVIQEYKAIKFPRIYYGYYLLAEVYSRKDQLQKELLSRIECMNSCDADIHRSDYDAAFFNITLAMSYRENNKDSIALSYFIKGAELALKIRNQNYYYTAVDGAIGCCITIKKYNTALAYLNNTPKKFPTQTIEEQSRYVARKMQLYNFLSRNVEAENLVPTFRKVFENLYNTLNDDPLFYAVDKFVKNYDALPQHFIQTKQWAKLTDELKFLQRLPLKRLSAPSRIIISAYKFKIDSAGGNFDIALKEFQYIRRMQDSLTNAATVKQINELEANYSSIKKDKTIQTLNNNAQVQKDKLEKANRQRNITLAAVLISVVFAVVIYIAYRAKQRSNVRLQTKQEEIDRQNHKLSALLSEKEKLLTDKDALLKRQEDLITEKEWLLREVHHRVKNNLQIVMSLLYTQSAYLQNTDAIEAIQDSRNRVQAISIIHQKLYNKSNVATIIMADYINDLARYLNTSYDCNRRRIRFREELDAVNLDISQAVPMGLILNEAITNSIKYAFDQEGGEIFIKARLSSQDTVTLSVTDNGRGLPPDFKLAETSSLGMEMMKALSKQLGGSFDIKSERGVIMTIQFKIEKSSAVIPGSEDSLL; translated from the coding sequence ATGATCCGTTCACTGATACGATATTGTTTCATTCCGTTATCATTTTGCTGTGTATCACTATCAGCTTATGCCCAGGATTTCAAAACTTTAACAACTGAACTCAATGAAACTAAAAAGGACACCAACCGGGCTGCGGCGCTTATAAAATTGGGGCAATATTTTAAAGACAAGCCTGTTTGGGATCCCAAAAACCTTGATACGGCCCGTTCCTATTTTAATTCGGCAATAACATTAAGCCGGGCCATTGGATCGATGGATTTGTTGCACCGTGCATTATTTGAAAAAGCACTGACTTTTATTGTACAGGAAGATTTTAAAAATGCCGACTCACTATTTAATCAAATAACCGGCCATTACCATAAAACCGGTGACTATTTAAAGGAAGCTGAATACTGGACACTGTATGGAAACAACCTGTCGTTTAATGATAAGCGTCTGCTCTCCACTCGTGCAAAATGTTATGAAAAGGCATATGAGCTCTATAAAAAAGGAACGGACCGCCTTAAGATAGCTGATGCGCTTGGTAAAATTGCGGATGCCGACCTTAACGAGGGGCGGTTTGATAAGGCAGAAAAAGAGCTGTTAAGTGTGATACAAGAGTACAAGGCTATAAAGTTTCCAAGGATATATTACGGATATTACCTTTTGGCCGAAGTTTACTCACGTAAAGACCAGCTTCAAAAAGAATTGCTATCCAGGATTGAGTGCATGAATAGTTGTGACGCGGATATACACAGGAGTGATTATGATGCCGCGTTTTTCAATATTACGTTGGCAATGTCATATCGCGAAAATAATAAGGACAGCATAGCATTATCTTATTTTATCAAAGGGGCCGAATTGGCTTTAAAAATCAGAAACCAAAATTATTATTACACTGCTGTTGACGGGGCTATTGGTTGTTGTATAACAATAAAAAAATATAACACTGCTCTTGCTTATTTAAACAACACGCCGAAGAAATTTCCAACACAAACCATTGAAGAGCAAAGCAGGTATGTTGCCAGAAAAATGCAATTGTACAATTTCCTTAGCAGGAATGTAGAGGCTGAGAACCTGGTGCCAACGTTTAGGAAAGTATTTGAAAATCTATATAATACCCTTAACGATGATCCCTTATTTTACGCGGTAGACAAGTTTGTTAAAAATTACGATGCCCTTCCCCAGCACTTTATTCAAACAAAACAGTGGGCCAAATTAACGGATGAATTAAAGTTTCTTCAGCGCCTTCCCTTGAAAAGATTGTCAGCGCCTTCCCGTATAATTATTTCTGCCTATAAATTTAAAATTGATTCAGCAGGCGGGAATTTTGATATCGCGTTAAAGGAATTTCAATATATAAGGCGCATGCAGGATTCGCTCACCAATGCCGCCACGGTTAAACAAATTAACGAATTAGAGGCCAACTATAGTTCGATTAAAAAAGATAAAACCATCCAGACACTTAATAATAATGCCCAGGTACAAAAAGATAAGCTGGAAAAAGCTAACCGGCAAAGAAATATTACCCTTGCCGCAGTGCTTATTTCTGTAGTATTTGCAGTGGTAATATATATTGCATATCGCGCCAAACAGCGCAGCAATGTGCGTTTGCAAACCAAACAGGAAGAGATTGACAGGCAAAATCATAAATTATCGGCCTTGCTTTCAGAAAAGGAAAAACTGCTTACCGATAAGGATGCCTTATTGAAAAGGCAAGAGGACCTGATTACTGAAAAAGAATGGCTGCTCCGGGAGGTACATCACCGGGTTAAGAATAACCTGCAAATAGTGATGAGCTTATTGTATACACAATCGGCTTATCTGCAAAATACCGATGCAATTGAGGCTATACAGGACAGTCGCAACAGGGTACAGGCCATTTCTATTATACATCAAAAGCTTTATAATAAAAGTAACGTTGCCACTATTATAATGGCCGATTATATCAATGACCTGGCACGGTACCTGAACACCAGTTATGATTGTAACAGGCGAAGAATTAGATTCAGGGAAGAACTGGATGCCGTAAACCTGGATATATCACAGGCCGTGCCGATGGGCCTCATATTGAACGAAGCCATTACTAATAGTATTAAATACGCGTTTGATCAGGAGGGTGGGGAGATTTTTATTAAAGCGCGGTTGTCATCTCAAGATACAGTTACCCTAAGCGTTACGGATAATGGCAGGGGCCTGCCTCCAGATTTCAAACTGGCTGAGACTTCCTCCCTGGGCATGGAAATGATGAAAGCCCTTAGTAAACAGTTGGGGGGAAGTTTTGATATAAAAAGCGAACGGGGGGTAATTATGACTATACAGTTCAAAATCGAAAAATCCTCCGCTGTAATACCTGGCAGTGAGGATTCGCTATTGTGA
- a CDS encoding SDR family oxidoreductase has protein sequence MKIVVIGGSGLIGSQVVSKLTQLGHEVIAASPATGVNTITGEGLAEALNGTDVVVDVANSPSFEDNAVMEFFKTSGKNLLTAEIAAGVKHHLALSVVGTDRLQDSGYFRAKQVQEDLIKASGVPYSIIHSTQFFEFLSGIANAATDGDTVRLSPAHIQPIASADVAAAVAKVALMEPLNAIVEIAGPDKFNLSDLVQQYLVKNGDPRKVVADVHASYYGVELNDNMLVPGKDAKIFNINFENWYINQPKKA, from the coding sequence ATGAAAATAGTAGTAATAGGCGGAAGCGGGCTTATAGGTTCGCAGGTAGTTAGCAAACTTACCCAGCTTGGCCATGAAGTTATAGCTGCTTCGCCGGCAACTGGTGTAAATACAATAACAGGCGAAGGCCTTGCCGAAGCTTTGAACGGAACAGACGTTGTTGTAGACGTTGCAAACTCCCCCTCGTTTGAAGATAACGCAGTAATGGAGTTTTTCAAAACATCTGGCAAAAACCTACTTACCGCCGAAATTGCGGCAGGCGTTAAGCATCACCTCGCGTTATCGGTTGTTGGGACAGATCGTTTACAGGATAGCGGTTATTTTCGCGCAAAACAGGTGCAGGAAGATCTGATCAAAGCTTCAGGTGTTCCTTATTCAATTATACACTCCACACAGTTTTTTGAGTTTTTGAGTGGGATAGCCAATGCGGCAACAGACGGCGATACTGTTCGCCTGTCGCCGGCTCATATTCAGCCTATAGCATCTGCCGATGTAGCTGCCGCGGTTGCTAAAGTAGCGTTGATGGAACCCCTTAATGCCATTGTAGAAATAGCTGGCCCTGATAAGTTCAATCTTTCAGATCTTGTTCAGCAATATTTAGTCAAAAATGGCGATCCGCGTAAAGTTGTTGCTGATGTACACGCAAGCTATTATGGAGTAGAACTGAATGACAATATGCTGGTACCGGGCAAGGACGCAAAAATCTTCAATATTAACTTCGAAAATTGGTACATCAATCAGCCTAAAAAGGCGTAG
- a CDS encoding histidine kinase dimerization/phosphoacceptor domain -containing protein → MKKLTICVFLISYAFIADGQNIGELLQKLQNTQNDTNRINVQLQLGRYYLNKPGELPKDLDSSSYYLTQAETLSKTILAAGHLYRTLFSKGELDIEQNNWSAATQVFTQVANYYQARHEPLKEANVWHYYAGRMPVSDKAEVARKLNVHNKAYEIYLKNGFKLQAADEQFRIAFTYQNADQFDKAEQGFISVVKQYQLLKSPQIALAYYRLADNYYRKGDMPKELLARINCVNAYEAAPKHDLNWGQYYYFTLGVAYYNKRQFEQALIYHQKCVDIAAKLNDKEMYNLGVHEILTCYINLKKYSTAFAYLKKTSRRYPQKTVVQEGMFLSAELKLYNHMNNSNGAEKMIPRFKKVFQQVYKAVPEQTKRNYYAMDNFIAAYDPLPKHYLLTKQWAKLNDELKMLEALPTGKMSVLSRMTIYQHRFKVDSAKGDFLEALKGFQRLKIIKDSLNNVATGKQINELETKYLSVQKDKKIQELNNQSTIQKSNLEKIHQQRNITFAGVLIGFILAGVLYFAYRSKQRGNFKLKIKQEEINAQNNSLFSLLNEKEKLLQDKDNLLSRQQDLITEKEWLLREVHHRVKNNLQIVMSLLYTQSAYLQSTDARDAIRDSQNRVQAISIIHQKLYSKTNVATIVMADYITDLVRYLYTCYDCGHRKIRFKENLDQGNLDISQAVPMGLILNEAITNSIKYAFGTDGGEILIDAKLSAPEIITLRIADSGRGLPPDFNIAETSSLGMEMMKALSKQLGGNFEIKSGFGVTVLVIFKVENQMRFDKTSDRPQDAG, encoded by the coding sequence ATGAAAAAGCTTACCATTTGCGTTTTTTTGATAAGCTATGCTTTCATCGCTGATGGTCAAAATATAGGTGAGCTTCTTCAAAAACTTCAAAATACCCAAAATGATACCAATCGTATCAATGTGCAACTTCAATTAGGCCGGTATTACTTAAATAAACCAGGAGAGCTTCCCAAAGATCTGGATAGCTCCTCATATTACTTAACACAGGCCGAAACACTCAGTAAAACTATTCTTGCTGCAGGCCATCTGTATCGTACGCTTTTTAGCAAAGGAGAACTTGATATAGAACAGAACAATTGGAGCGCGGCAACCCAGGTTTTTACCCAGGTAGCTAACTATTACCAGGCACGCCACGAACCGTTAAAGGAAGCAAACGTTTGGCATTATTATGCCGGCCGTATGCCTGTATCAGATAAGGCTGAGGTTGCCCGTAAATTAAATGTCCATAATAAGGCCTACGAAATTTATTTAAAAAATGGCTTCAAACTTCAAGCTGCTGATGAGCAATTTCGGATTGCATTTACATACCAAAATGCTGATCAATTTGATAAGGCCGAACAAGGTTTTATATCTGTAGTTAAGCAATACCAGCTTTTAAAAAGCCCACAGATTGCATTAGCTTATTATAGACTGGCGGATAACTATTATCGAAAGGGCGATATGCCGAAGGAGTTACTTGCCCGTATTAATTGCGTAAATGCCTATGAAGCCGCCCCCAAACATGATCTTAACTGGGGACAATATTATTACTTTACACTGGGAGTAGCCTATTACAACAAACGTCAGTTTGAACAGGCGTTGATTTACCACCAAAAATGTGTTGATATTGCAGCTAAACTGAATGACAAGGAAATGTACAACCTGGGCGTTCACGAGATACTTACCTGTTATATCAATCTAAAAAAGTATTCAACGGCTTTCGCATATCTAAAAAAAACGTCCCGGAGGTATCCTCAAAAAACTGTCGTTCAGGAAGGTATGTTTCTCTCGGCCGAGTTGAAACTATATAATCACATGAACAACAGCAACGGTGCCGAAAAAATGATTCCGAGGTTTAAAAAAGTATTCCAGCAGGTTTATAAAGCTGTCCCCGAGCAAACAAAAAGAAACTATTACGCCATGGATAATTTTATTGCTGCGTACGATCCACTACCTAAGCATTATCTGCTTACCAAACAGTGGGCAAAGCTGAATGATGAGTTGAAGATGCTTGAAGCACTGCCTACCGGTAAAATGTCGGTGCTTTCAAGAATGACCATCTATCAACACAGATTCAAAGTTGATTCGGCCAAAGGCGATTTTCTGGAGGCATTAAAAGGCTTTCAGCGACTTAAAATTATCAAAGATTCCCTTAACAATGTTGCAACAGGCAAGCAAATCAATGAGCTTGAAACGAAATATTTGTCAGTGCAAAAAGATAAGAAGATCCAGGAATTAAATAATCAGTCAACTATACAAAAAAGCAACCTCGAGAAAATTCATCAGCAACGAAACATCACTTTTGCCGGTGTATTGATAGGTTTTATATTAGCAGGAGTATTATACTTCGCTTATCGAAGCAAACAGCGCGGCAACTTCAAGCTAAAAATTAAGCAAGAGGAAATCAATGCCCAGAATAATTCTCTTTTCTCCCTGCTGAACGAAAAAGAAAAGCTACTTCAGGATAAGGATAACCTGTTAAGTCGCCAGCAAGATTTAATTACTGAAAAAGAATGGTTACTCCGGGAGGTTCATCACCGGGTTAAAAATAACCTGCAAATTGTAATGAGTTTACTGTACACGCAATCCGCCTATCTGCAAAGTACCGATGCCCGGGATGCCATAAGGGATAGCCAAAACCGGGTACAGGCCATATCAATTATCCACCAAAAACTTTATAGTAAAACTAATGTAGCCACCATTGTTATGGCCGATTATATTACTGATTTGGTTAGGTATCTATACACCTGCTATGACTGCGGGCACCGGAAAATTAGGTTTAAAGAGAATTTGGACCAGGGCAATCTTGATATATCGCAGGCTGTGCCTATGGGGTTGATATTAAATGAAGCCATTACCAATAGTATTAAATATGCGTTTGGAACCGACGGAGGAGAAATACTTATTGACGCGAAACTATCGGCGCCCGAAATCATTACATTGCGTATAGCCGACAGCGGAAGAGGGCTGCCTCCCGATTTCAATATAGCCGAGACATCATCACTGGGGATGGAGATGATGAAGGCACTTAGCAAACAATTGGGAGGTAACTTTGAGATTAAAAGCGGATTTGGGGTAACAGTACTGGTCATATTTAAAGTTGAAAACCAAATGAGGTTTGATAAAACTTCAGATCGCCCGCAGGACGCCGGGTGA
- a CDS encoding sigma 54-interacting transcriptional regulator, with protein sequence MSIKKILIVEDESLVGHHLKLILISAGYKVTGISESVNEALSSIDEQRPDLVLLDIHLKGALNGIDLARKLTERNMAFVYLTANFQGTLLEEAKSTMPFGFIVKPFREDDLLTTLDVAFYRHQNSIESSRQQEMELNQKLKEIRNYDGDKMQKLLRVVYNLQAHIPFDYLNFILKNTKDGTVTSISFLRIGFDEYQVLGEQELMNITGTDNATLKNIYTSLSAVNKAKYFDDEELDHLCNQNPLSKIIADTYDFESALFFPVLRNSSALIRYEFYSRRGNTYCQQHIALLSRLLNALSSVLESDRQSAILNNLPLANAPEPVMPKERTRDFDGIIGQSRPMLTVLDHITTVSPLDTSVLILGESGTGKERVAKSIHTLSGRSGKPLVVVNCASLPANLIESELFGHEKGAFTGALEKRTGKFEMADGGTIFLDEIGELPIDLQVKLLRVLQEQEIERLGGKGPIKIDVRIIAATNRDLEKEMEEGRFRLDLYYRLFVFPIVIPSLRERIDDIPALTDHFISYFSRKYKKPINGISPEAMARMLDYGWPGNVRELEHFIERTILLSKTLIIEEVSLPKHPADKTNAELQTGTRMKTIDENERDYIITVLKNCNGRIRGAGGAAAVMGLPPTTLHSKMKRLGIK encoded by the coding sequence ATGTCGATAAAGAAAATACTGATAGTAGAAGACGAATCTCTTGTTGGTCATCATTTAAAACTGATTTTAATATCGGCCGGATATAAAGTTACCGGCATATCAGAATCAGTTAACGAAGCCTTAAGTTCTATCGACGAACAAAGACCCGATTTGGTGTTGCTTGATATTCATCTTAAAGGTGCACTAAACGGTATTGACCTTGCCAGGAAACTTACCGAAAGGAACATGGCTTTTGTATATCTCACTGCCAATTTTCAGGGTACTTTACTGGAAGAAGCTAAATCGACAATGCCTTTCGGCTTTATAGTTAAGCCATTTCGCGAGGACGACCTTCTTACAACGCTCGATGTTGCCTTTTACAGGCATCAAAACAGTATCGAAAGCAGTCGCCAGCAAGAAATGGAACTGAATCAGAAGCTGAAGGAGATCCGCAATTATGATGGCGATAAGATGCAAAAACTGCTTCGTGTTGTCTACAACCTGCAGGCACATATCCCGTTTGATTACCTGAATTTTATACTCAAAAACACAAAAGACGGAACCGTAACCAGCATTAGTTTTTTAAGGATAGGTTTTGATGAATACCAGGTGCTGGGAGAACAGGAATTAATGAACATAACCGGTACCGATAATGCCACATTGAAAAACATTTACACTTCATTGTCTGCAGTAAATAAAGCCAAATACTTTGATGATGAAGAACTTGATCACCTATGCAATCAAAATCCGCTGAGCAAAATAATTGCCGATACCTATGATTTTGAGTCAGCACTATTTTTCCCGGTTTTACGAAACAGTTCAGCATTGATAAGGTATGAGTTTTACAGCCGAAGAGGCAATACTTATTGCCAGCAGCATATCGCGCTATTAAGCCGTTTGCTCAACGCTTTGAGCAGTGTACTTGAAAGTGACAGGCAAAGCGCCATCTTAAATAACCTGCCCTTAGCCAATGCCCCCGAGCCGGTAATGCCCAAAGAACGTACCCGCGATTTTGACGGAATTATAGGGCAAAGCCGCCCCATGTTAACTGTACTGGATCATATCACTACGGTATCGCCGCTGGACACTTCCGTACTTATCCTTGGCGAAAGCGGCACAGGTAAAGAAAGAGTGGCTAAAAGCATCCATACGCTATCGGGCAGGTCGGGCAAACCGCTGGTGGTGGTAAATTGTGCTTCTCTCCCGGCAAATCTTATCGAAAGTGAGCTTTTCGGACATGAGAAGGGGGCTTTTACAGGGGCACTTGAAAAACGAACTGGTAAATTTGAAATGGCCGATGGCGGTACCATTTTTCTGGACGAGATAGGCGAGTTGCCGATAGATCTGCAGGTGAAGCTGCTTCGTGTGTTACAGGAGCAGGAAATAGAGCGCCTGGGCGGCAAAGGCCCTATAAAAATAGATGTCAGGATCATAGCTGCTACCAACCGCGACCTTGAAAAGGAGATGGAAGAAGGGCGGTTTAGGCTGGATCTATATTACCGGCTTTTTGTATTCCCGATTGTTATCCCTTCCTTAAGGGAAAGAATTGACGATATACCAGCGCTCACCGATCACTTTATTTCATATTTTTCAAGAAAATATAAAAAGCCGATCAACGGAATATCCCCTGAAGCCATGGCCCGAATGCTTGATTACGGCTGGCCGGGAAATGTGAGGGAGCTGGAGCATTTTATTGAAAGAACGATATTGTTATCAAAGACTTTAATCATAGAAGAAGTTTCACTGCCTAAACACCCGGCTGATAAAACAAATGCTGAACTGCAAACAGGCACAAGAATGAAAACCATTGATGAGAATGAAAGGGATTATATTATCACCGTGCTAAAAAACTGCAACGGCCGAATAAGGGGCGCCGGGGGCGCTGCCGCCGTAATGGGATTACCTCCAACCACCCTTCATTCAAAAATGAAAAGACTGGGCATTAAGTAA
- a CDS encoding cupin domain-containing protein translates to MKKISLTLLAFCAALGVSAQAKKDPKCANVNVTQYEPEVIFKRIITTPEIKGQEVKMVIVKFAPGEVSGAHRHPIPTIAYVLQGNISSTFNGKTHIYKQGEAFWEDPNGLHAESKNMSKTKEAKLLVYFIGPKELPFITAAK, encoded by the coding sequence ATGAAAAAAATAAGTTTAACCTTGTTGGCGTTCTGTGCAGCCTTAGGCGTTAGCGCCCAGGCGAAAAAAGACCCAAAATGCGCAAATGTGAATGTAACACAGTACGAACCCGAAGTTATTTTTAAAAGGATCATCACCACGCCCGAAATTAAGGGTCAGGAAGTTAAAATGGTGATTGTAAAGTTTGCACCGGGCGAAGTATCCGGAGCACACAGGCACCCGATCCCTACTATAGCTTATGTACTGCAGGGAAACATCTCTTCAACGTTTAACGGCAAAACCCATATTTACAAACAAGGTGAAGCATTTTGGGAAGACCCCAACGGCTTGCATGCCGAGAGCAAAAATATGAGTAAAACGAAGGAAGCTAAATTGCTGGTTTATTTTATTGGCCCTAAAGAATTACCATTCATAACCGCTGCAAAGTAA
- a CDS encoding ArsC/Spx/MgsR family protein: MKVYGLTTCKRTRQALAWLKAHNVGFEFQNFKTESMSPDKLRDWDAKSGYATFLNKKSLTWKKLAAEIRESIKTSENALALLVEEPGIIKRPVIEDRDFLLFGLMKRFIRIIFCITDSITRISQNRNMAQAHNSRILN; encoded by the coding sequence ATGAAAGTTTACGGTTTAACCACCTGCAAACGTACACGACAGGCTTTAGCCTGGCTAAAAGCTCATAACGTGGGTTTTGAATTTCAGAACTTTAAAACGGAAAGCATGTCGCCAGATAAACTCAGAGACTGGGATGCAAAGTCAGGTTATGCCACATTTCTCAATAAAAAAAGCCTTACCTGGAAAAAATTGGCTGCCGAAATAAGGGAGTCAATAAAAACCAGTGAAAATGCACTTGCATTATTGGTTGAGGAGCCGGGCATTATCAAACGGCCGGTTATTGAAGATAGAGATTTTCTTTTGTTTGGTTTGATGAAGAGGTTTATCAGGATCATTTTCTGCATAACCGATAGCATAACCCGGATCAGCCAAAATAGAAACATGGCTCAGGCACATAACAGCAGAATTTTAAATTAA
- a CDS encoding PLP-dependent aminotransferase family protein, with protein MLPYHSLIVIDKENQLPVYRQITNRLIGLIREGLIPPGTFFPGTRQMAEFITVNRKTIINAYEELMTEDWIEPVDRKGYRVTPELPVIKPRSFQPPNPFSSTDSITSRNLALQNPLQPEHRATKSSDIVVNDGFPDPELAPFNEISKVYRDKTTSSRIKQLMCLRDQGGLPLLKEATALFLKETRGLNIRKDDLVITRGAQMAIYIAATVLLTKGDHVVVTEPNYRYADEIIENTGARISKIGIDDEGPDLEQLEQILKKLPVKMLYIVPHLHHPTTITMSARRRQQLLQLIEQYGFYVIEDDYGYDFHYTNNPILPLASGPHGGKIIYIGSFTKLLAPSIRVGYMIAAPDIVKKATDLKRLIDLRGDTFIEFMLAQMIINGDLVRHINRSNKLYARRCDFICDLFTKKLSHAVQFTRPLGGMAIWLRFKPQYPINKIINDAAYAGLCMIGMSFRLPGNPNDNGIRFGFGSLSEEEISKAVDILVKLTS; from the coding sequence ATGCTTCCTTACCACAGCCTGATTGTTATCGATAAAGAAAACCAGCTGCCTGTTTACAGGCAAATTACCAATCGCCTGATAGGTTTGATACGGGAAGGATTGATCCCGCCCGGCACGTTCTTTCCCGGCACACGGCAAATGGCCGAATTTATAACCGTTAACCGCAAAACAATTATCAATGCCTACGAAGAGCTAATGACTGAGGATTGGATTGAACCGGTAGACCGGAAAGGTTACAGGGTAACTCCGGAGCTTCCGGTAATTAAGCCACGATCGTTTCAGCCGCCAAACCCTTTTTCATCTACCGATAGCATTACTTCCAGAAACCTTGCCTTACAAAATCCGCTGCAACCGGAGCACCGGGCAACCAAAAGTTCGGATATTGTTGTCAATGACGGCTTTCCGGACCCGGAGCTTGCACCCTTTAATGAGATCAGTAAAGTTTACCGGGACAAAACCACCAGTTCGAGAATTAAACAGTTGATGTGTTTGAGAGATCAGGGCGGCCTTCCGCTACTCAAAGAAGCAACCGCTTTATTCTTAAAGGAAACCAGGGGTTTAAATATCAGGAAGGACGACCTGGTAATTACCCGAGGGGCACAGATGGCTATTTATATAGCGGCTACAGTATTGCTTACCAAAGGCGATCATGTAGTAGTGACAGAACCTAATTATCGTTATGCTGATGAGATCATTGAAAACACAGGAGCCCGCATCTCAAAAATAGGAATTGACGATGAGGGGCCCGACCTGGAACAACTGGAGCAGATCCTTAAAAAGTTGCCGGTAAAAATGCTTTATATAGTTCCTCATCTGCATCATCCTACTACCATAACAATGTCGGCTAGGAGAAGACAGCAATTACTTCAATTGATTGAACAGTACGGGTTTTATGTAATTGAGGATGATTACGGTTACGATTTTCATTACACCAATAATCCCATCCTTCCGTTGGCCAGCGGCCCTCATGGCGGTAAAATAATTTACATAGGGTCGTTTACGAAGCTGCTTGCTCCGTCAATAAGGGTTGGCTATATGATAGCTGCGCCCGATATAGTAAAAAAAGCAACCGATTTAAAGCGTTTGATTGATTTAAGAGGGGATACCTTTATCGAGTTTATGCTGGCGCAGATGATCATCAACGGAGATCTGGTTCGGCACATTAACCGGTCGAATAAGCTATACGCCCGGCGTTGCGATTTTATTTGTGATCTGTTTACCAAAAAATTATCGCACGCTGTCCAATTTACCCGACCGCTTGGCGGGATGGCCATATGGCTAAGGTTTAAGCCCCAATATCCTATAAACAAAATAATTAACGATGCCGCTTATGCAGGGCTTTGTATGATCGGTATGTCATTCAGACTTCCGGGCAATCCGAACGATAATGGGATCCGGTTTGGGTTTGGCTCGCTCTCCGAAGAAGAGATTTCAAAAGCTGTGGATATCCTGGTCAAGTTAACTTCTTGA